From Armatimonadota bacterium:
AAGACCCTATCACGTCGTCATACAGCGAAGGGGTGCGGGGAAGGTCTTTGTGCTGCAACGCCATCACCTCACACCCACGATTCCCCTATGAACACGCAAGACCTCCCAACTTTTTCAGCGATTAGATGATTGCGATGACCACCAGCAGTTCGATCAGCGTGAAACCGTGTCGCTTCATTCACATGACCTCCTGAGAGAATTGGGGTTGAGTGCAGCAGGAGTATACCCGCATTGCTGATACAGGACAACGTCTTTCTATATGTCACCAATAGTATTTTCACAGGAAAAATAAAGGCATCATCATAATTCGGACACAGTCATGACTGGGCTGACGGCCCGACGCGGGATTTCAGTCTCACCGGAGTCCAGAGCGTGATTGCCCACGCAGGAACGTCATTCGCGACGTCGAATGAAATCGCAGCAGCAATCGCGACGGATAGTGCCGGTGGTTTCCTGGAGGTGACACTGATGAAGGCTGCAGCGGTATTCCTGACTCTTGTATCGTGGGCTGTCTTCGCCACCGAGTGCGCTGCACAACCGGTTCTCGCCGTGCCCAGGGTCCAGTATGACAATCCAGTTCACGGGTTCGGTCTCACGATCCCCGAAGACTGGCAGATGAGCCCCAATAAGAAGGGCCTCATCACGATCTCCATTGACGCCGATATCGGGCCGAGCATTCTGTGGAGACAGCCAGTGATATGGTTCTTCCGGACGCGACAGGCACCCCGGGAAGAGGCGCAAGCGCTTGCCAAAGACCTTCAGATGGTCTGCGGTGTTGCACCCTTTGTGCGGCAGCGGGCCAATGGTGTGGACTGGGAACTGATGCTCAACGCCAACGTGTCAGGGAAGCCGGTCGCCCAGCACTGGGTCTGCAAGCAGCAGGCCGGGGTGAACTTCTGTCTGGGAGCCTTCGTGCGTCCCGAGTTCGCCCAGGCTTTTCAGCAAGATATCCAGACGGCGCTGGATACTGCGCATCTCATCGCACCACCACAACTGCGGCACTTCAATGAACCGACGGAAAACGCCTACCGCCTGTCCTTTCCGGAAGGGTGGCGGTGGGAGGGCAATGTCTACCGCGACGCTCTCACCCCTGCCTACTTTGTCTGGAAGGTCTCGAGCCCCGACGGTCTCGCGGGGGCTTTTTCATCGCCACCCGCCAACTTCAACATCCAGACTCCTTATATCCCTGCCGGACAAGCTGCTCAGAGCATCGTGCTCCCGCTGCTCTCCCGCGAAGTGCCCGGGGTGCGCGTGGAAGCCGTCCACGACCTGCCCCGCGCGAGCGCGTATTACCGCGACGCCGTGCGCGCGGCCGGTCTCGGCAACAATCCCTTTGCAGACCGCTCGATCGTGGATTTCGTAGCCACTATGAATGGGGTGCCCATTCGGATCCGGACCACGATCCTCACCTGGCAGTTCGACTCCTCACCGCTACTTGGCGGCCGGGGGAACTGGACCCTCACAGTCTCAGGCGCCTGGGCCCCGGTGGCCCAATTCGACCAGCTCTATCCGGTGGGCCGCGGGATCATCACTTCGCTCCTGGTGGACGAAAAGTTCGACAAAGCAATGCGGAAGACAGCAGGGGACGCGGTGGACATCAAGGGCAAGTTGGGGGAAGCCCTCGCGGGTCGATGGGTGGACTACATTCGACAGTAAACGCGCCGTGGGGGGTATCGGGCCCGGGATGCATGTCCTCCCGGGCCCCGTTCGTCAGGTCTGTGATTACTCCGCAGTCACACGGACACCTGTCTCGGCTGTCTGAACTGCGGCCTTCCGGCCGTTCACCGTCGCCGAATCCACCTGCAGCGCGAGAGCGACATTGACGGCCGCCGCTTGCGCCGCATGAGGTGCCAGGTTCTCCTGCACGTTCAGTGCGACGCTGGCCCCATCAATGATGACCTCAGCAGTACAGATGCGGTCGAAGGTGACGAGATCGCTGCCGTTCACTCTCAGCGACTTGCCGTTCTTCACAAAGCAGCGAACTGGCTTGCCTGCCCCGTCGAACACAACTGCGGAGCACTCGGCGTCGGTGGCAACCCCGTTCACCTCCCCCGGCTCGCGCAGGATGACGAACCGCTGATCCCCCAGCTTCCCATCGAGATCACCGTTGGGCAGCACGTCCACCACGGGCGTGACTACAGGGCGCTCCTGCATAGGGGCGTCAATGCGGGCGGCGTCGAACCACGCTGTGCCCGGAGCGAAGAACTCTAGCGCCAGGGAGATCTCCTCGGTGTCCTCCGGGACCGTGGCTGTGATGCTGTGTTCCTGCCAATCTGCGTGTGCGAAGGGGCCGATGCGCTTGTTCGCGAAGGCCTTTCCGCCGCGCCAGAAGTAAAGCGTCATGGTCGCGCCTTTGCCCTCAGGCAGTTCGGTGGTGCGGATCTTCGCACGGGCCGTCATTTCGGTTCCCGCCGGCAGACGGAATCGGTCGCTGTAGTAGTAACCGCTGTTCACAATCTGAGCACACTGGTCGCCCTCAGCCGGGTTTTCCGTGCTGATGGTGTGATTCGGCCCGTCTTCGCCGGCACGGGGCTGCCAACCGCTCAGGCCTCGCTCGAAGCCGCCGTTGCGGATGAACTTGGGATTGCTGGACGGGCGGGGATACAGGAATGTGGTGAACCGGGTATTTGCCGTTTTGGATGTCCACGCGCGCAGGTATGGGCCGTACTTCTCGGCGCCCGGGTACCGTGCACTCTCCCAGTTCTCGTAGTGCGGACTGCTGATCCTGCCCCAGACCTCGCCAGTGGTGCGGCTGAGGATGAAATGGTCGCCCTTGGGCTCCACGTCTCCCATGCCGTCTGCATGCACCAGCACGTTGAAGGACCTGGGCTCCGGAGATTGCAGATCGTCCATGATCACAAAGAAGTCGGGTTTGACATAGAGGATGGACCGGCTGAAGCGGTCCAGGACCTTGAGATCAGGCCTGTTGTAAGCTTCTGCCGCCTCACCGGTGACGAAATCGAAGGCGCTTCCGGCGAAGAACTCCGTGATCCGTCCCCCCATGCGGTTGACCTGTTCGTGTCCGGGGTCCGGAACGATGTTCCGCGCGTAGTACTCGTCGTCGATATCCATGACCACGGTGCAATGGCCCATGCTTCCCAGGCTAAACTTGCGCTCGGTGGGGTCGTAGAACGAATGGTACCCCCGATCCGGGATGACCCACTCGCCGCCGTAGGTCATGACGAAGGCGTTGTGGTCGTAGTGGTTGTGCCCGATGTTCTCCTCGTACGGGCCGGACTTGAAGAACAGCGTGGGCGCTTGGGCATTGAACCCGTCTCGCAGCACCGCGTAGCCCACGTCTTCGAATACCGTGGATGGGTTCCAGTCAGGTCGCTCGGGACGCAGGCTCTGGGCGTCGTAGCGTATGAAGTCATAGATGGTCTCGATGCCTAGTCTCCCGATCTGCTGGAGATACCAGGCAGCCTGCCTGTCCCCGCGGTGCGCCAGGACGCTCATGGTCTGCGGGAAGCCGATACCCGGACCACCGTCGCCGAAACAGGGCATTTGAAGTGTGTCCGGCGCCAGCAGTCCCACGCAGTACCGGGTCATGGTGGACAGATATGGATGGTCAAACAGGTCCTGCTCGATTCCCGCGGCGTCGAAGGCCTCCAGGCATTTGATCAGCGAATCCACGAGGTAGGTGCCGTACATGGGCCCCTCGAAGGCCCCTCCGTCTTTGCCGCCCTGGTCCAGCCCGACCCGTGCCTTCTCGATGCAGGTCGCTATCCACCCGTCGGCTTCGGGCGTCTCCGGCTGGACGGCAATCGCGCCCAGTGTGGCCCCACTCAGAACCACAGCATATCCATTCGTCGCCGGCGGGTAGCGGTCTACATCAGCAAGACAGGCTTCGATGCCTTTTTCGATGATCGCCTGACGAATCTTGTCACGGTCCTCCTGTGAAAGCTTGTCGTGACACCAGTCGTAGAACATCGCCACCGCGCCGGTGCAGTGGCCTGTGTCAAGGCAGGCGCGGATTTTGCCGCCGCCGTAGCTCGGGTCGGTCCACTGATCCCAATTGGACAGGTTCAGGGCAATCTCCCGGGCGCGCTGGAAGTACTTGTCCTCACCCGTCACCAGCGCTGCGAAGCTCAGGTGCATGAGCCGGGTTGTGATGGAATCCGAACGCTCCTGGAACATGGCGGTCCAGGGCGGATATGCCGGCGAATCATCGTGCCGCGGAGGGGTCTGGTCGGACAAGGTGTAGGTCCACAACCCCGCGAACTTCCGGTTATCCAGGGGGATGTTCACTGAGTAGCTGTATGCAGGCGCGGTTGCAGCGAAGTCGGCCTTCGCGAGGATATCCTTCCAAGCTTCGGCCGCGTCAACGCCGTGGGCATCGGGACCGGCGGCGGTGGTCTTCGCTACCAGCGCGGGCAAGTCTTCGGCAGTCAGAAGTACGCGGGGGTGCTGTGGTGCGGCCTGGCAGGACGATAGCACGGTCAAAATCATGGCTCCGAGAACGCTGAGGGATAGGGTTGCGCGAACGGACATGGGTTCCTCCGGCAAGCGGCTTTCGGCCCCTTGGGGCATTACGGACAGTCACTGATGTATGAAACGCGTGTTTCGCCACTTGCGTTCCGAGACCTGCCCGTGGCTGCGGTCTGCTTGCCAATTGGGGAACCTGCGAGCGTCGATCACTGTCAAAGGACTCAACCGCCGGTCGGAACCAGCGCGATTCTTGTGCTGTTTTGTTGTCCATGATCCCGGCAATTCCGAGACTGACAGGAGACCTTGTCATGCGAATGACATTCCTCGCCCTGGGCCTGATCATTGCGGCGCTGCCGTGTATGGCCCAACAGGCCACTGACGCCCTCAAGCTTGAATACCGCCCCGCCAAAGCCGATCAGCAGGAAGGGCAGTTGACGGGCAACCTGACCGATGTGCAGATGAACGGCGCCAGCCTCATGGGCATCACCGGTAAGATGGACGGTTCGGTGGTTGTGAAGGTCAAGGAAGTTGACCCCAACAACGGTAACTTCGTCCTGCAGAGCACTTACACGGTGAAGACAATTGAGTTTGCGGGACAGCCCCGGGAGCCCAAGCAAGCCGCGCCCTCCGAGGTCACTTTCACCCGACGCGGCCAGGTGACCAAGATCGTGCAGACCGGCGGTGAGCAGGGCGGCAGTGCGATGGACCTCATGTCCTCCGGCGGCCTGCCAATCGACGCTATCGCGCTCATGGCCCTCTCCCTTCAGTTCCCCGAAGAGCCGCTCAAAGTGGGCGACCAGTGGACCAGCCAGCAGGAGCAGGAACTTCCCATCATCGGCAAGGCCTCCATCACCAAGGTCTCCCGCCTGGTGGCCGTGAAAGACGGCAAGGCGATTTTCGAGACCTCCGAGAGCTCGGAAGTTCCGCCTTTTGAGATGCCCAACCCCCTGATGCAGGGCACGATGAAGGTGCAATCGGCCAAGTTCCTCGCAGACAAGATTGAGCGCGAGTACGATCTCAAGCGATCTCTGATCACCCGCGCCAAAGGGGCATTCCGGCTGGAGATCAACGCGGACATGGGCTTCGGCTTCCCCACGCCGATCACCGCCTGCGGCGAGTTCGAATGGAAGCCCGCCTCCAAACCGGAGGACAAGACGCCGGAAGCCGCTGCCCCCACTGCGCAAGACGAGAGTGCAGCCGAGGCTCCAGCTGCGAAGCCTGCTGCGGAACCCCAGGCCAGGGTGCTGAAACTCGGACCGCTGGCGGCTGCCGGGGGTTACCATGCGGGCACTCTGGACCTGAACCTTGCGCTGGACCTGTCCCGGCTTCCGCTTCCCGGTGCACTGGGACAGTATCGGGACCTTCTTGGCTCAGCAGCGGTGTATGCCCGGCTCGGAGCGGGTGTGTGGGGTGCGCAAGCGGGCAAGCTCGCTCTCCAGGGCCGTCTCGAGGCCGGCCCGCTCGCCCTGCAGAATGAAGCCAATCTCGACCTGCGCCAGGTGGCGCAGCGCGTGATCGCTCACTTCCTCGGACAAGCACCCGAACTCAAGTTCACCCCTGCGAGGCCCTGATCATGACCCGCCGGAAAACCTGTGCTCCTCTGCGACCAGCCGCACTGATTGCGTGCACGCTGCTGGCCGTCGTCCCCGTCTGCGCCTTCGCGGGCAGAACCTGGTGGGACGGGACGCGGGATGACAGCCCGGCTCCTCCCGGCAAACTTCTTAGCGACAATAGTGGGTACTGGGGTCCCTGCGTACTCACCGGCGTGGACTACAAATACCTCGAAGAGCCTACCAACCCGGCTGACATCATCAAGAACCAGAAGGACACCTTCGGCCGGCGC
This genomic window contains:
- a CDS encoding heparinase II/III family protein, which gives rise to MSVRATLSLSVLGAMILTVLSSCQAAPQHPRVLLTAEDLPALVAKTTAAGPDAHGVDAAEAWKDILAKADFAATAPAYSYSVNIPLDNRKFAGLWTYTLSDQTPPRHDDSPAYPPWTAMFQERSDSITTRLMHLSFAALVTGEDKYFQRAREIALNLSNWDQWTDPSYGGGKIRACLDTGHCTGAVAMFYDWCHDKLSQEDRDKIRQAIIEKGIEACLADVDRYPPATNGYAVVLSGATLGAIAVQPETPEADGWIATCIEKARVGLDQGGKDGGAFEGPMYGTYLVDSLIKCLEAFDAAGIEQDLFDHPYLSTMTRYCVGLLAPDTLQMPCFGDGGPGIGFPQTMSVLAHRGDRQAAWYLQQIGRLGIETIYDFIRYDAQSLRPERPDWNPSTVFEDVGYAVLRDGFNAQAPTLFFKSGPYEENIGHNHYDHNAFVMTYGGEWVIPDRGYHSFYDPTERKFSLGSMGHCTVVMDIDDEYYARNIVPDPGHEQVNRMGGRITEFFAGSAFDFVTGEAAEAYNRPDLKVLDRFSRSILYVKPDFFVIMDDLQSPEPRSFNVLVHADGMGDVEPKGDHFILSRTTGEVWGRISSPHYENWESARYPGAEKYGPYLRAWTSKTANTRFTTFLYPRPSSNPKFIRNGGFERGLSGWQPRAGEDGPNHTISTENPAEGDQCAQIVNSGYYYSDRFRLPAGTEMTARAKIRTTELPEGKGATMTLYFWRGGKAFANKRIGPFAHADWQEHSITATVPEDTEEISLALEFFAPGTAWFDAARIDAPMQERPVVTPVVDVLPNGDLDGKLGDQRFVILREPGEVNGVATDAECSAVVFDGAGKPVRCFVKNGKSLRVNGSDLVTFDRICTAEVIIDGASVALNVQENLAPHAAQAAAVNVALALQVDSATVNGRKAAVQTAETGVRVTAE
- a CDS encoding prepilin-type N-terminal cleavage/methylation domain-containing protein, giving the protein MKRHGFTLIELLVVIAII